The following nucleotide sequence is from bacterium.
ACAGCCGCCAGGAGCCCGCTCTCTTCTACTTCTGGACCCCGCACTCGGCGTTCAATACCTACGACCTCACCCGGGTCGCGCTCCCCGCCTACAGCGATGCCTGCTACGCCACGGGTGATGCCGGCGGGATCGACTGCGACTACCCGGAGGACGTGCTGTTCAAGATCGTCAACAGCGATCTGGCCACCAACGCCCCCGACGCGGATGCCTTCCTGCGGGCCATGAGCTACTCGACCGCCGACCAGATCCAGATGCTGTCGGCCATCGAGAACGACGGCCTCACGGTGGACGAAGCGGCAGCCCAGTGGATCGAGGCCAACCCCGACGTCTGGGGTGCGTGGATCCCCTCCTCCTAGAAGGCAGGTGAGAACCGGCGCCGGCAGCCAGCGAGACCTGCCGGCGCCGCCGACCTTCCCCGAGGAGTAGTTCTTGTACGACTTCATCATCGTGGGAGGCGGCTCGGCCGGGTGCGCGCTGGCCAACCGGCTGAGCGCGGACGCCGGCAACCGGGTCCTGGTGCTGGAAGCCGGGCGCCGGGACTACAAGTGGGACGTGTTCATCCACATGCCGGCGGCCCTGGCCTTCCCCATCGGCAACCCCCTCTACGACTGGCGGTACCAGAGCGATCCCGAACCCCACATGGGGGGTCGAAGGATCTATCACGCCCGGGGGAAGGTGCTGGGCGGATCCAGCTCCATCAACGGCATGATCTTCCAGCGCGGCAACCCGGCCGACTACGACAAGTGGGCCGCCGAACCCGGCATGGAG
It contains:
- a CDS encoding glycine/betaine ABC transporter substrate-binding protein; this encodes SRQEPALFYFWTPHSAFNTYDLTRVALPAYSDACYATGDAGGIDCDYPEDVLFKIVNSDLATNAPDADAFLRAMSYSTADQIQMLSAIENDGLTVDEAAAQWIEANPDVWGAWIPSS